A genomic stretch from Erysipelothrix sp. HDW6C includes:
- the tig gene encoding trigger factor, whose product MKSTWTLNENSTGLLTVEVNQDAWKKAQEKAIDTLTKDVEIQGFRKGQAPKALARKQLNDSSILMEAMNAIANEAFVAGMVEHKLEPVATPELDVKEMTFDELTLTFNVTVKPEVELGEYKGIKVEAEAIEVTDEDVAAELNKLQEEQAELVIKEEGVVADGDTTVIDFEGFKDGVAFEGGSGENYTLVIGSNSFIPGFEEALIGMKTGDTKDLDITFPDTYHVEDLKGQPVVFKVTLHEVKTKVLPELNDEFVELLDDEKITTLDALKASIKENLEHSRKHAEEDRVNDILVQTVSSNAKIDVPEAMIQEELNQMFNEFTQRLSQQGMNFELYSQILGQSEEDVREQMKEDADKRVRTRLTLEKIAEVEGLKVEDEEVEKEFNTISEAYGIELDQVKNLVSIDAVNYDILLRKAIELIQETRA is encoded by the coding sequence ATGAAATCTACATGGACATTAAATGAGAACTCAACAGGTCTATTGACAGTTGAGGTCAACCAAGACGCTTGGAAGAAAGCGCAAGAGAAGGCAATTGATACTTTAACAAAAGATGTTGAAATACAAGGGTTCCGCAAGGGACAAGCTCCTAAAGCATTGGCACGTAAACAATTAAATGATAGCTCAATCTTAATGGAAGCAATGAATGCAATTGCAAATGAAGCATTTGTAGCTGGTATGGTAGAACATAAGTTAGAGCCAGTTGCTACTCCTGAGTTAGATGTTAAAGAAATGACATTTGATGAACTAACACTTACATTCAATGTAACAGTAAAACCTGAAGTTGAATTGGGTGAATATAAAGGAATTAAAGTTGAAGCAGAAGCAATCGAAGTCACAGACGAAGATGTTGCTGCAGAATTAAACAAATTACAAGAAGAACAAGCTGAACTTGTTATCAAAGAAGAAGGTGTCGTTGCCGATGGTGATACAACTGTAATCGACTTTGAAGGATTTAAAGACGGTGTTGCATTCGAAGGTGGAAGTGGAGAGAACTATACATTAGTAATCGGTTCAAACTCATTCATTCCAGGATTTGAAGAAGCACTTATTGGTATGAAAACAGGCGATACAAAAGACTTAGATATCACATTCCCTGATACATACCATGTTGAAGACTTAAAAGGTCAACCTGTAGTATTTAAAGTTACACTTCACGAAGTAAAAACGAAAGTATTACCAGAACTTAACGACGAATTTGTTGAATTATTAGATGACGAAAAAATCACTACTTTAGATGCATTAAAAGCGTCTATCAAAGAAAACCTCGAACACAGCCGCAAACATGCTGAAGAAGATCGTGTTAACGATATCTTAGTACAAACAGTTTCATCAAACGCAAAAATTGATGTGCCTGAGGCAATGATTCAAGAGGAATTGAACCAAATGTTCAATGAGTTTACACAACGTTTATCACAACAAGGAATGAACTTTGAATTGTATTCACAAATCTTAGGACAATCTGAAGAAGACGTTCGTGAACAAATGAAAGAAGATGCTGACAAACGTGTTCGCACACGTTTAACTTTAGAGAAAATTGCTGAAGTTGAAGGTCTTAAAGTAGAAGATGAAGAAGTCGAAAAAGAATTTAACACAATTTCTGAAGCTTATGGAATCGAATTAGATCAAGTTAAAAACTTAGTTTCTATCGATGCTGTAAACTACGATATCTTACTTCGTAAAGCCATTGAGTTAATTCAAGAAACTCGTGCTTAG
- the lon gene encoding endopeptidase La encodes MSENKTMNVPVVATRGVIVFPEQEIMIEVGRHKSMNAIDEAEKFFNGHVVLVSQKDILIDDPGKDELFTVGSLVHIKSVKRKQGFLRVTFSGLQRVRIDQLVDDGKMLFGTIDLLEDVTGSENEEMALIRRITAEIEKVSAANITIPAELINQLTLGVSAAQLSDQFAQYFPLQVERKQALLEELDVNERLMMIIEEIQREQTLATIENTINEKVKDRVEENQREYYLREKMRAIREELGDATDVGEDSDEFRQLLENNPYPDHVREKAIEEIRRYEMLPQASGESGVVRSYLDWLLKTPWWQTTDDIEDLNAVRAQLDADHFGLDKVKDRIMEYLAVKQMTGSLNAPILALVGPPGVGKTSLAKSIASSLNREFVKASLGGVRDEAEIRGHRRTYLGSLPGRIIQGMKKAGVVNPVFLLDEIDKMASDYKGDPTSAMLEVLDPEQNKLFSDNYLEEPYDLSQVMFVATANYLGDIPEALRDRLEIINLSSYTEEEKLNIAKAHLIPKQLKANGLKKSQFKLSDASLRYLIRHYTREAGVRQLERTISSLARKTVLAILKDGEKSVTITKELISEWLGQIIFEYGQKEKKDQVGVVTGLAFTQFGGDVLPIEVTTFDGKGRLIVTGQLGDVMKESAEIAFGYVKSHAKELKISPDFFEKHDVQVHVPEGAVPKDGPSAGVTFTTALISALTNRKVTANIAMTGEITLRGNVLPIGGLKEKSLAAHRVGISRIVIPKLNEKDLVDIPAVVRESVEFIPVETIDQVLKEALI; translated from the coding sequence ATGAGCGAAAATAAAACTATGAATGTCCCTGTCGTTGCAACACGCGGGGTGATTGTATTTCCTGAACAAGAAATTATGATTGAAGTCGGACGTCACAAGAGTATGAATGCGATTGATGAAGCAGAAAAGTTCTTCAACGGACACGTTGTGCTTGTCAGTCAAAAAGATATTCTCATTGATGATCCAGGAAAAGATGAGCTCTTTACAGTAGGTTCATTGGTTCATATTAAATCTGTAAAAAGAAAACAAGGGTTTCTGCGTGTAACGTTCTCAGGTCTTCAACGTGTCCGTATTGATCAACTCGTTGATGATGGCAAGATGCTATTTGGTACGATTGATCTCTTGGAAGATGTTACAGGTTCTGAAAATGAAGAAATGGCATTGATTCGTCGAATTACTGCTGAGATTGAAAAAGTCTCTGCTGCGAATATCACAATACCTGCCGAACTTATTAATCAGTTAACTTTGGGTGTTTCAGCAGCGCAATTGAGTGATCAATTTGCTCAGTATTTCCCATTACAAGTTGAACGTAAACAAGCCCTTCTCGAAGAGTTGGATGTTAACGAACGTTTGATGATGATTATCGAAGAAATCCAACGTGAACAAACACTCGCAACCATCGAAAACACAATCAACGAAAAAGTTAAAGATCGTGTTGAAGAAAATCAACGTGAGTACTACTTGCGTGAAAAAATGCGTGCAATTCGTGAAGAGTTGGGTGATGCGACCGATGTTGGTGAAGACTCCGATGAGTTCCGTCAACTTTTAGAAAATAATCCTTACCCTGATCATGTTCGTGAAAAAGCGATTGAAGAAATTCGTCGTTACGAAATGTTGCCGCAAGCTTCTGGTGAGTCCGGAGTTGTCCGCTCTTATCTTGATTGGTTATTAAAAACACCATGGTGGCAAACAACGGATGACATTGAAGATCTCAATGCCGTTCGAGCACAACTGGATGCCGATCACTTTGGCTTGGATAAAGTTAAAGATCGTATTATGGAGTATCTTGCTGTAAAACAAATGACGGGTTCCTTAAATGCGCCAATCCTTGCTTTAGTTGGGCCTCCTGGAGTTGGTAAAACATCTCTCGCAAAATCAATCGCAAGTTCACTGAACCGTGAATTCGTAAAGGCTTCACTTGGTGGGGTACGTGACGAAGCGGAAATTCGTGGTCACCGTCGTACCTACTTGGGATCGTTACCAGGACGTATTATTCAAGGCATGAAGAAAGCAGGTGTTGTAAACCCTGTGTTCTTACTTGATGAGATTGATAAGATGGCGTCTGACTATAAAGGGGATCCAACCAGTGCGATGTTAGAAGTTCTTGACCCTGAACAAAACAAACTCTTCTCAGACAACTATCTCGAAGAGCCGTATGACTTATCACAAGTTATGTTCGTAGCTACTGCTAACTACTTAGGAGATATTCCTGAGGCATTGCGTGATCGTCTTGAAATTATCAACCTCAGTTCTTATACTGAAGAAGAAAAATTAAACATAGCGAAAGCACACTTGATTCCAAAACAATTAAAAGCAAATGGTCTCAAGAAATCCCAATTCAAACTAAGTGATGCTTCCTTACGTTACCTCATTCGCCACTATACTCGCGAAGCCGGTGTCCGTCAGTTAGAGCGCACAATATCTTCTCTTGCACGTAAAACAGTACTCGCAATTCTTAAAGATGGTGAGAAATCCGTTACAATCACCAAGGAACTAATTTCCGAGTGGTTGGGGCAAATTATCTTTGAATACGGCCAAAAAGAGAAAAAGGACCAAGTTGGAGTTGTTACCGGACTTGCATTTACGCAGTTTGGAGGCGATGTGCTTCCAATTGAAGTCACAACATTTGATGGTAAAGGTCGTTTGATCGTTACAGGTCAATTGGGTGATGTTATGAAGGAATCTGCTGAGATTGCCTTTGGTTACGTTAAGAGTCATGCGAAAGAACTCAAGATCTCACCAGACTTCTTTGAAAAACATGACGTTCAAGTTCACGTTCCTGAAGGAGCGGTTCCAAAAGATGGCCCATCTGCAGGGGTAACATTCACGACTGCATTGATTTCAGCACTTACAAACCGTAAAGTCACTGCAAATATTGCGATGACTGGAGAAATTACACTTCGTGGTAATGTATTGCCAATTGGTGGTCTCAAGGAAAAATCTCTTGCTGCGCACCGCGTGGGTATTAGCCGTATTGTAATTCCAAAACTTAATGAAAAAGATCTTGTTGATATTCCAGCCGTTGTTAGGGAAAGCGTAGAGTTCATTCCAGTTGAAACCATTGACCAAGTCCTCAAAGAGGCCTTGATTTAA
- the yihA gene encoding ribosome biogenesis GTP-binding protein YihA/YsxC, giving the protein MNLNAQEAHLIISCASSTQFPETGQKEIVMVGKSNVGKSSLINAITNRKRLAYVGQRPGKTRLINFYHINDDVILTDVPGYGFANRSKQEQIHYGKLMDSYFELRHPEMMLILVDVRRGIGKDDIMMLEFAQHFGLAHAIVLTKTDKLSRNKIANIKREVFKDHVDTTILEFSSLDYDTREPIIAFIEKNIN; this is encoded by the coding sequence ATGAACTTGAATGCACAAGAAGCACATCTGATTATCTCGTGTGCTTCTTCCACGCAATTTCCTGAAACAGGTCAAAAAGAGATTGTGATGGTTGGAAAATCCAATGTGGGTAAATCTTCATTGATTAACGCAATCACCAATCGCAAACGCCTTGCTTATGTAGGACAGCGACCTGGGAAAACACGTTTAATTAACTTCTATCATATTAATGATGATGTTATTCTTACAGACGTTCCAGGATATGGTTTCGCAAACCGTTCAAAGCAAGAACAAATTCACTATGGAAAATTGATGGACAGTTATTTTGAACTGCGTCATCCAGAAATGATGCTTATTCTTGTTGATGTCCGCCGTGGCATTGGTAAAGATGACATTATGATGTTGGAGTTTGCACAACACTTCGGTCTTGCGCATGCAATCGTACTTACAAAAACTGATAAACTATCCCGCAATAAAATTGCGAATATTAAGCGTGAAGTGTTCAAGGATCATGTTGACACGACAATCTTAGAATTCTCAAGTTTGGACTACGATACTCGTGAGCCAATCATTGCTTTCATAGAGAAAAATATCAATTAG
- a CDS encoding sugar-transfer associated ATP-grasp domain-containing protein — protein sequence MKKFIWRIKYYFKRLFAMDRQGFKDAIQYAHDHSGKSKIVIFFDMIWCSFRYTAGYVDYNEFEYYLLNGEQRKTFITLGQSDKAVRAYNDREYVNIFDDKSIFVKRFSKFVHRDHLDLLETDAAGLKAFVEKHGKVMAKRTNDYVGRGIDKIDINENPDIDFDQLYKDLVANRQYLIEEFFKQHPKMSELSPTSVNTMRIITFLDDTQTPRVLVTALKSGLGGHVDNIGQGGMYTILDESGTVVYPFIDKHGDHHTNHPLTGENLMGFQIPNFDRLIEQVKEACLVVPQVRYIGWDVAVAESGDAELIEGNSSSGPFQVIPSLSKDKMGVLPIYKKYMNIKF from the coding sequence ATGAAAAAATTTATATGGCGTATTAAATACTACTTCAAACGTTTGTTTGCAATGGATCGTCAAGGGTTTAAAGATGCAATCCAATATGCACACGATCACAGTGGTAAAAGTAAAATTGTAATCTTCTTCGACATGATTTGGTGTTCATTTCGATACACCGCGGGTTATGTTGATTATAATGAGTTTGAGTACTATCTCTTAAATGGAGAACAACGAAAAACATTCATCACTTTAGGTCAATCGGATAAAGCAGTTCGTGCCTACAATGATCGCGAATATGTAAACATTTTTGATGATAAATCAATCTTCGTAAAACGATTCAGCAAATTTGTTCATCGTGATCATTTGGATCTTCTTGAAACAGATGCAGCTGGGCTTAAAGCGTTTGTTGAAAAACATGGTAAAGTAATGGCGAAACGTACCAATGACTATGTTGGTCGTGGAATTGATAAAATCGATATTAATGAAAATCCTGATATTGATTTCGACCAACTTTATAAAGATTTGGTAGCCAATCGACAATATCTAATCGAAGAGTTCTTTAAACAACATCCTAAGATGAGTGAACTCTCACCAACTTCAGTGAACACCATGCGTATTATTACGTTCTTAGATGATACACAAACACCGCGTGTTCTTGTTACAGCACTAAAGTCGGGTCTTGGCGGACATGTTGATAACATTGGTCAAGGTGGTATGTATACCATTCTTGATGAGTCAGGAACAGTTGTCTATCCATTCATAGATAAACATGGCGACCATCATACAAATCATCCACTGACTGGCGAAAACTTAATGGGATTCCAAATTCCTAATTTCGATCGTTTAATCGAGCAAGTTAAAGAGGCATGCCTAGTCGTACCTCAAGTTCGTTATATTGGTTGGGATGTTGCTGTTGCTGAGTCTGGTGATGCAGAATTAATTGAAGGTAACAGTTCTTCAGGACCGTTCCAAGTCATACCATCCTTATCAAAAGATAAGATGGGCGTTCTACCAATCTACAAGAAATACATGAATATCAAGTTTTAA
- a CDS encoding sugar-transfer associated ATP-grasp domain-containing protein has protein sequence MKKLKYMMQRILKMDYGRMWETAKEVHKRTGKNTLLVLIDIIKTGLKYQAGYVDYLDFELYNVPESKRGTFVTRGVNNAYVAKFNSKEKWDTLDNKVNFLKFFDGYHGRGWMDLEASTYEDFDAFLKKYKRIAAKPVDGICGHGIDFYDYEEGMDTRKVFDTLMANQQYLAEEYLIQNKDVSVLHPMSVNTIRVVTIQKDGNIRIPFVCIRVGNGKSVDNLNSGGFAARVNIETGIVETPGVGKYNRVAETHPITGVKFEGFKIPMFDQVIELAKTAALHIPELGIVGWDIAILEDRPVIVEGNQFPGHDIYQSPAFLGPEQIGVKPLFDKLIKELEA, from the coding sequence ATGAAAAAGTTAAAATACATGATGCAACGCATCTTAAAAATGGATTACGGTCGCATGTGGGAAACCGCAAAAGAAGTTCATAAGAGAACCGGTAAGAATACACTTCTTGTCCTCATCGATATCATCAAAACAGGACTCAAGTATCAAGCCGGATATGTTGACTACCTCGACTTTGAATTGTACAACGTACCTGAAAGTAAACGCGGAACGTTTGTTACACGCGGTGTCAATAATGCCTACGTTGCAAAATTCAACAGTAAAGAAAAATGGGACACTTTGGATAACAAGGTAAACTTTTTGAAATTCTTCGATGGCTATCACGGCCGTGGTTGGATGGATTTGGAGGCTTCTACTTACGAAGACTTTGATGCCTTCCTTAAAAAATACAAACGCATTGCCGCAAAGCCAGTAGACGGCATTTGCGGGCATGGTATTGACTTTTATGACTACGAAGAAGGTATGGACACCCGCAAGGTGTTTGACACGCTGATGGCGAACCAACAGTATCTGGCAGAGGAATACTTAATCCAAAACAAAGACGTATCGGTACTTCACCCAATGTCAGTCAATACAATCCGTGTTGTGACCATACAAAAAGATGGCAACATCCGTATCCCCTTTGTCTGTATCCGTGTAGGGAATGGTAAAAGCGTTGATAACCTTAACAGCGGTGGATTTGCAGCCCGCGTTAATATTGAAACAGGTATTGTAGAAACTCCAGGCGTTGGTAAATACAACCGCGTTGCTGAAACACATCCTATTACTGGTGTTAAGTTTGAAGGTTTTAAAATCCCAATGTTTGACCAAGTTATTGAACTTGCGAAAACCGCCGCACTTCACATTCCTGAATTAGGGATTGTAGGTTGGGATATTGCGATTCTTGAAGATCGTCCTGTTATTGTTGAAGGAAACCAATTCCCAGGTCATGATATCTATCAGTCACCTGCTTTCTTGGGACCCGAACAAATTGGCGTAAAACCGCTCTTTGATAAATTAATCAAAGAACTTGAAGCTTAA
- a CDS encoding DUF6179 domain-containing protein — MTSIRRFYTFQSFFETHPPLQKQLMFEFQEIIEAMIRQYNHNLSTVISRQLYFEFKESVYYVLDHGFRNYDAIHLNTVNICRQIYSQGWDIIHEDLREISNILSYLHQHPLPLDNERFNNIIAEQLPGFLEAYDVRFGAIFCEYDLDYPLIDGIPMDHNMYDLTGSDLVLEYAKRYLIEYDFLLHQNEKELNFFIHTYEQAKGIATIYLGLNYVDILLTQMILNTMQFSRPANLLETLNSADFDSLVESSNPQRILESELIQLTRVYGDYFHRIQPFLWARIKIAIKNNSFHDLYISTPSESESFTFHDKKALSDDEFKNLISQLQQCSSPQQQIDLLFRSSLSLRDLMDVLDHDVFFSDGVLYDCFHHLDPHVIGYMVYLIWPTMFVFNQTPTKTDFRRDDTVLSPWQHTFQRYIVHLNAEMFRNRVAIAKGFRSIHTEWNE; from the coding sequence ATGACTTCAATTCGAAGATTCTATACATTCCAGTCTTTCTTTGAAACGCACCCGCCATTACAAAAACAACTCATGTTTGAATTTCAAGAGATCATTGAGGCAATGATTCGCCAATACAATCACAACCTCAGTACGGTTATTTCAAGACAACTCTATTTCGAATTTAAAGAATCAGTCTACTACGTTCTTGATCATGGGTTCAGAAACTACGATGCGATTCATCTTAATACAGTCAATATTTGCCGGCAGATTTACTCTCAAGGATGGGACATCATTCACGAAGATCTTAGAGAAATCTCAAACATACTCTCATACTTGCATCAACATCCTCTCCCACTTGATAACGAACGATTCAACAACATTATCGCAGAACAACTTCCCGGATTTCTTGAGGCCTACGATGTCCGTTTTGGTGCAATCTTTTGCGAGTACGACCTTGACTATCCACTGATTGATGGTATTCCAATGGACCACAACATGTATGATTTAACCGGAAGCGATTTGGTGCTCGAATATGCAAAGCGATATTTAATTGAGTATGATTTTCTATTGCATCAAAATGAAAAAGAATTGAATTTCTTTATTCACACTTACGAACAGGCAAAAGGAATCGCTACAATTTATCTGGGACTCAACTACGTTGATATTCTTTTGACACAAATGATACTTAATACAATGCAATTTTCAAGACCCGCCAATTTATTAGAAACACTGAATTCAGCAGATTTCGATAGTTTGGTTGAATCATCTAATCCACAGAGAATCCTTGAGAGCGAACTGATTCAACTAACACGAGTGTATGGGGATTACTTTCACCGTATTCAACCATTTCTATGGGCACGTATTAAAATTGCCATCAAGAACAATTCTTTTCATGACTTGTATATATCAACACCTTCAGAGAGTGAGTCCTTCACATTCCACGATAAGAAGGCACTCAGTGATGATGAATTCAAAAATCTCATCAGCCAACTCCAACAGTGCTCATCCCCACAACAGCAAATTGATTTACTGTTTCGCAGTTCCCTTTCGCTTCGTGACCTCATGGATGTTTTAGATCATGACGTGTTCTTTTCTGATGGTGTCCTTTATGATTGTTTTCATCATTTAGATCCTCATGTTATTGGCTACATGGTGTATCTAATTTGGCCGACAATGTTTGTATTCAATCAAACACCTACAAAAACAGATTTTCGTCGCGACGACACCGTCCTTTCCCCTTGGCAACATACTTTCCAAAGATACATCGTACACCTCAATGCTGAAATGTTTCGTAATCGTGTTGCAATTGCAAAAGGATTTCGTTCAATTCACACTGAGTGGAATGAATGA
- a CDS encoding DUF6323 family protein: MEKHNILDITRFSALDLDSINTELRPYGFRISDEDLVYLEHERSRSLDRYELVDFSLAILDDAIAKLMNAPYLNQQTFVKATAHFVDAFYYTRAHSKLRLDDPSLVELMYTCYMQNFGIFDRSFHTSILKTLSKAVSE, from the coding sequence ATGGAAAAACACAACATCTTGGACATTACACGTTTTAGCGCTTTGGATCTCGACTCGATAAATACGGAACTGAGACCCTATGGTTTTCGAATTTCTGATGAAGACTTAGTGTACCTTGAACATGAGCGTAGTCGCTCTCTCGATCGGTACGAACTTGTTGACTTCAGTTTAGCGATTCTTGACGATGCAATCGCTAAACTGATGAACGCTCCTTACTTAAATCAACAAACATTTGTTAAGGCAACCGCCCATTTTGTAGATGCCTTTTATTACACAAGAGCACACTCGAAACTGCGACTCGATGATCCCTCATTGGTTGAACTAATGTATACCTGTTACATGCAAAATTTTGGAATCTTCGATAGGTCTTTCCATACATCAATACTAAAAACATTATCTAAGGCGGTGAGTGAATGA